The following coding sequences lie in one Rhizobium rhododendri genomic window:
- the phoR gene encoding phosphate regulon sensor histidine kinase PhoR, whose protein sequence is MEENTSILNRLGQRLKQERAILILAVLVAILAMAEGTDVVAILAVLLVVVAVALLRAPLVARRAQPAKVEPAPVDLAAVLRPMTAGLAGLDMPVLVLDREASVFYQNPAAERALDLFPIGAHLSAKLRSPGILDMVRETIATGVPNQIEHSERLPSERVFIVRIAPVELALSDLGNQTFFLLSFRDVSELRHIDRMRSDFVANASHELRTPLASLRGFIETIQGPARNDPKAQERFLAIMFDQATRMSRLVDDLLSLSRLELKSHLAPDQKVDLVPLLGHVRDALVPLAMDLDVTINLHMPSGKAEVTGDRDELVQVFENLIENACKYGQEGKRVDVTLRNKPGEPVEVTVSDSGGGIPAEHVPRLTERFYRVSVENSRSKKGTGLGLAIVKHILTRHRARLIVKSEVGRGTDFTVRF, encoded by the coding sequence TTGGAAGAGAATACATCAATTTTAAATCGGCTCGGGCAGCGCTTGAAGCAGGAAAGAGCGATCCTGATTCTGGCCGTGCTGGTTGCCATTCTGGCCATGGCGGAGGGTACCGACGTGGTGGCCATCCTCGCCGTGCTGCTGGTCGTGGTTGCCGTTGCCCTGCTGCGCGCACCCCTGGTGGCGCGCAGGGCGCAGCCGGCGAAAGTCGAGCCGGCCCCGGTAGATCTGGCGGCAGTCCTGAGGCCGATGACCGCAGGCCTGGCTGGTCTCGACATGCCAGTTCTGGTGCTGGATCGCGAGGCGTCGGTGTTCTATCAGAACCCTGCAGCAGAGAGGGCGCTCGACCTCTTCCCGATTGGCGCCCACCTGTCGGCAAAGCTGCGCTCGCCCGGCATTCTCGACATGGTGCGGGAAACGATTGCCACCGGCGTGCCCAACCAGATCGAGCATTCCGAGCGTCTGCCGTCGGAGCGTGTCTTCATAGTGCGGATTGCGCCTGTCGAGCTGGCGCTCTCCGATCTCGGCAACCAGACATTCTTCCTGCTGTCGTTTCGCGACGTCTCGGAGTTGCGTCATATCGACCGCATGCGGTCGGATTTCGTCGCCAACGCCAGCCATGAGTTGCGCACGCCACTGGCCTCGCTGCGCGGCTTCATCGAGACCATCCAGGGGCCAGCGCGCAACGATCCCAAGGCGCAGGAGCGCTTTCTGGCGATCATGTTCGATCAGGCGACCCGCATGAGCCGGCTGGTCGACGATCTCCTGTCGCTGTCGCGGCTCGAGTTGAAGTCCCATCTGGCGCCGGACCAGAAGGTCGATCTCGTGCCGCTGCTTGGCCATGTGCGCGATGCGCTGGTGCCGCTGGCGATGGATCTCGATGTCACTATCAATTTGCATATGCCGTCAGGCAAGGCGGAGGTGACCGGTGATCGCGACGAACTGGTGCAGGTGTTCGAAAACCTGATCGAGAATGCCTGCAAGTACGGTCAGGAGGGCAAGCGCGTCGACGTGACGTTGCGCAACAAGCCCGGCGAGCCTGTGGAGGTCACCGTGTCCGACAGCGGCGGCGGAATTCCGGCCGAACACGTGCCGCGCCTGACCGAGCGGTTTTATCGCGTCAGCGTCGAAAACAGCCGGTCCAAGAAGGGCACAGGCCTCGGGCTCGCCATCGTCAAGCACATCCTGACCCGTCACCGGGCCAGGCTGATCGTCAAATCCGAAGTCGGCCGCGGCACGGATTTCACGGTGCGCTTCTGA